The following proteins are co-located in the Gordonia polyisoprenivorans genome:
- the ligD gene encoding non-homologous end-joining DNA ligase has protein sequence MAPAAASDAGEPVMLDVGDRTIRLSSPDRVYFSERGETKLDLAQYYLSVGDGIVRALRERPCMLHRFPKGVDGKKVHQKRIPAGAPDWVETTELWFPRFGRTADELCVTELGSAIWAVQMSTVEFHPWNSRRADPESPDEWRIDLDPMPDCDFARIRRVAGIVHEVLDELGIRGFPKTSGGRGLHIYVRIVPEWGFTQVRRAALAFAKEVERRSPTDVTTTWWRKDRDPSAVFVDYNQNARDHTMAAAYSVRGNPRATVSAPVTWAEIADVEPDDFTIATMPARFAELGDLHAEIDDVAHRIDHLLEWAERDDAAGEKSDDADIVDLDE, from the coding sequence ATGGCCCCGGCTGCAGCGAGCGACGCAGGGGAACCGGTGATGCTCGACGTCGGCGACCGGACCATCCGACTGTCGAGCCCCGACCGCGTCTATTTCTCCGAGCGCGGCGAGACCAAACTCGATCTCGCGCAGTACTACCTTTCCGTCGGTGACGGCATCGTGCGGGCCCTGCGCGAGCGTCCATGCATGCTGCACCGCTTTCCCAAGGGAGTGGACGGAAAGAAGGTGCACCAGAAGCGGATTCCGGCCGGAGCCCCCGACTGGGTGGAGACGACCGAGCTGTGGTTCCCCCGATTCGGCCGTACCGCCGACGAATTGTGCGTCACCGAATTGGGCAGCGCGATCTGGGCGGTGCAGATGTCGACGGTCGAGTTCCACCCGTGGAACTCCCGTCGCGCCGACCCCGAATCGCCCGACGAGTGGCGCATCGATCTCGACCCGATGCCCGACTGCGACTTCGCGCGAATCCGCCGGGTCGCCGGCATCGTCCACGAGGTCCTCGACGAACTCGGCATCCGCGGGTTCCCGAAAACCTCCGGCGGGCGCGGCCTGCACATCTACGTCCGGATCGTCCCGGAATGGGGATTCACCCAGGTTCGTCGTGCGGCACTGGCATTCGCGAAAGAGGTCGAGCGGCGCAGTCCCACGGACGTGACGACCACCTGGTGGCGCAAGGACCGCGACCCGTCGGCGGTGTTCGTCGACTACAACCAGAATGCCCGCGACCACACGATGGCCGCGGCGTACTCGGTGCGCGGCAACCCGCGGGCGACGGTGTCGGCGCCGGTGACCTGGGCGGAGATCGCCGACGTCGAACCCGACGACTTCACCATCGCCACGATGCCGGCACGATTCGCCGAACTCGGTGACCTGCACGCCGAGATCGATGACGTCGCCCACCGGATCGATCACCTCCTCGAGTGGGCCGAGCGCGACGACGCCGCGGGCGAGAAGAGCGACGACGCCGACATCGTCGACCTCGACGAGTAG
- a CDS encoding LLM class flavin-dependent oxidoreductase — MSVPLSILDLAQVGTGETVGQSLAASTDMAIRAEKWGYERIWYAEHHNMSSIASSAPAVLISHIAARTSTIRLGSGGVMLPNHAPLTIAEQFGTLGELYPGRIDLGLGRAPGGDQNTFAALRRDMAAADRFPNDVLELQGYLTGHSRVAGVSATPGNGTDVPLYILGSSLFGAQLAAALGLPYGFASHFAPGALTQAVQIYREQFRPSEQLAEPYVIAGACVIADEDPQRARDQLHQAKRHRVSALFGRGGRKFTDEEADAILSMPQGRQIDEMLTYCGVGTPDEVREYLDWFAGHADADEVIVASIAPDRQVWLQTLEHLAPARVPAS, encoded by the coding sequence ATGAGTGTGCCTCTTTCGATCCTCGACCTCGCCCAGGTGGGCACCGGCGAAACCGTCGGCCAATCGTTGGCCGCCTCGACCGACATGGCCATCCGCGCCGAGAAGTGGGGCTACGAACGCATCTGGTACGCCGAACACCACAACATGTCGTCGATCGCGTCGTCGGCGCCCGCGGTGCTGATCTCCCACATCGCGGCGCGCACCTCCACGATCCGGCTCGGCTCGGGTGGGGTGATGTTGCCCAACCACGCGCCGTTGACGATCGCCGAGCAGTTCGGGACCCTCGGCGAGCTCTATCCCGGTCGTATCGATCTCGGGCTGGGCCGCGCGCCCGGCGGTGACCAGAACACGTTTGCAGCCCTGCGCCGTGACATGGCCGCCGCCGATCGTTTCCCGAACGACGTTCTCGAACTGCAGGGGTATCTCACCGGGCATTCGCGTGTGGCCGGGGTGAGCGCGACGCCGGGCAACGGTACCGACGTGCCGCTCTACATCCTCGGCTCGTCGCTCTTCGGCGCGCAACTCGCCGCGGCGCTCGGCCTGCCCTATGGGTTCGCCTCGCATTTCGCGCCCGGCGCCCTGACCCAGGCGGTGCAGATCTACCGGGAGCAGTTCCGGCCGTCGGAGCAGCTCGCCGAACCGTATGTGATCGCCGGGGCCTGCGTCATCGCCGACGAGGATCCGCAGCGCGCCCGCGACCAGCTCCACCAGGCCAAGCGGCATCGGGTCTCCGCGCTGTTCGGCCGTGGCGGACGAAAGTTCACCGACGAGGAAGCCGACGCCATCCTGTCGATGCCGCAGGGACGCCAGATCGACGAGATGCTCACCTACTGCGGTGTCGGCACCCCGGACGAGGTGCGCGAGTATCTCGACTGGTTCGCCGGCCATGCCGACGCCGACGAGGTGATCGTCGCGTCGATCGCCCCCGACCGGCAGGTGTGGCTGCAGACGCTGGAGCACCTGGCGCCGGCGCGGGTCCCGGCGAGCTGA
- a CDS encoding TetR/AcrR family transcriptional regulator C-terminal domain-containing protein, giving the protein MARTPLSRDAIVDAAFEQLAETGLDGITARALAGRLGVRAGALYYHVRDMTELTDEMATRILRRLLDEPIPDEAAADWRELLRTSGHRIRTTLLSYRDGATLVSGTTLLDDEALRRLEEPVRVLVAAGMTSLDAQRALVAINALVTGYVIEEQHRHPVPGENRITAEARRARLDPDEQPLQYALSEEMATLPVDTFEWVLEALIAGIGVRVGL; this is encoded by the coding sequence GTGGCACGGACGCCGCTGAGCCGGGATGCGATCGTCGACGCCGCCTTCGAGCAGCTCGCCGAGACCGGCCTCGACGGGATCACGGCGCGGGCACTGGCCGGCCGATTGGGTGTGCGCGCCGGTGCGCTCTACTACCACGTCCGCGACATGACCGAGCTGACCGACGAGATGGCCACGCGGATCCTGCGGCGACTGCTCGACGAGCCGATCCCCGACGAGGCCGCCGCCGACTGGCGAGAGTTGTTGCGGACCAGCGGACATCGCATCCGGACGACGCTGCTGTCCTACCGTGACGGGGCCACGTTGGTCTCGGGAACCACGCTGCTCGACGACGAAGCCCTGCGCCGACTCGAAGAACCGGTCCGGGTGCTGGTCGCCGCGGGCATGACGTCGCTCGATGCCCAGCGAGCGCTGGTGGCGATCAACGCGTTGGTGACCGGATACGTGATCGAAGAACAGCACCGGCATCCGGTACCGGGGGAGAACCGCATCACCGCCGAGGCGCGACGCGCGCGTCTCGATCCCGACGAGCAGCCCCTGCAATATGCGCTCAGCGAGGAGATGGCGACGTTACCGGTCGACACCTTCGAGTGGGTGCTGGAGGCGCTCATCGCCGGAATCGGTGTGCGCGTGGGACTCTGA
- a CDS encoding peptidyl-tRNA hydrolase — protein sequence MTDTSTDSGAVVPDPFEDDHRRLTAYVGGHDDPPDPADVLAMQMVLRIEKADPPDRTELLVAAARAVALLCLDDRSGGDGPWSAPMDAWCDARIRKIARRARGAQWVAAQEVWGLTATVGGAQARALVPGRVGDVDKRISRLQIGGTEVDGELPPAPGGRGVCLWLDPRLEMTVGKSAAQVGHGAMLAVRLLDEATARDWREAGCPLMVCAADESTWTRLLAAERAGEAVAVRDAGFTEIAPGSVTVIAEVIV from the coding sequence ATGACCGACACGTCGACCGACTCGGGTGCTGTCGTGCCCGATCCGTTCGAGGACGATCACCGACGGCTGACGGCCTATGTCGGCGGTCACGACGACCCGCCGGATCCCGCCGACGTGCTCGCCATGCAAATGGTGCTGCGCATCGAGAAGGCCGATCCGCCCGATCGCACCGAGTTGCTGGTGGCCGCCGCCCGTGCGGTCGCACTGCTGTGCCTCGATGACCGGTCCGGTGGCGACGGTCCGTGGTCGGCGCCGATGGACGCCTGGTGTGATGCGCGCATCCGCAAGATCGCGCGACGCGCACGCGGTGCGCAGTGGGTTGCCGCACAAGAGGTCTGGGGCCTCACCGCCACCGTAGGCGGCGCGCAGGCGCGGGCTCTGGTGCCCGGCCGGGTCGGCGATGTCGACAAGCGGATCTCCCGATTGCAGATCGGTGGCACCGAGGTCGATGGTGAACTGCCACCGGCGCCCGGCGGGCGTGGGGTATGCCTGTGGCTCGATCCACGACTGGAGATGACGGTCGGCAAGTCAGCGGCCCAGGTGGGTCACGGCGCGATGCTCGCTGTGCGACTGCTTGACGAGGCCACCGCCCGCGACTGGCGTGAAGCGGGATGTCCGCTGATGGTGTGCGCCGCCGACGAATCCACCTGGACGCGGCTGCTCGCCGCAGAACGTGCCGGCGAGGCGGTGGCCGTCCGGGATGCGGGTTTCACCGAGATCGCACCGGGCTCGGTGACCGTGATCGCGGAGGTGATCGTATGA
- a CDS encoding NAD(P)-dependent oxidoreductase: MRALVMGARGAVGRVVVEELRSRGHAVTRAGRCAGNDLTRLDLTGPEGLRTLRHLSEVHDVVINASGVETPALARCGAPAVVEISATSAYLDDLRRAVREAVGGTTMSEAPAGTVVTGAGLVPGLSTLLIADLDTGPGDDVDLGVVLGTGEHHGAAAVEWTAGLLGTPVHHPPEGCRIVNLRQSRRIAEPGGRRRRYLRADFPDHVLLADRGVRVRSHLALSSRSATGALALAGRVPALRPLLDRAPHLGSDEWLVVAQNRRTGRSRAARGRRQSRATGVLTAFAAELVADGVVRGAVTMADLTDAAAAQGRLERPDRQTVAFDHG; the protein is encoded by the coding sequence ATGCGAGCGTTGGTGATGGGTGCCCGCGGTGCGGTCGGTCGGGTGGTGGTCGAGGAACTGCGTTCGCGCGGGCACGCGGTGACGCGAGCCGGCCGGTGCGCCGGGAACGACCTGACTCGCCTCGATCTGACTGGGCCCGAGGGGCTCCGGACGTTGAGGCATCTGTCGGAGGTACACGACGTGGTGATCAACGCATCCGGGGTGGAGACGCCGGCGCTGGCGCGCTGCGGTGCTCCGGCCGTCGTCGAGATCTCGGCGACCTCGGCGTATCTGGACGACCTGCGCCGGGCGGTGCGCGAGGCCGTCGGCGGGACCACGATGTCGGAGGCGCCGGCGGGCACAGTCGTGACCGGTGCGGGCCTCGTGCCCGGACTGAGCACCCTGTTGATCGCCGATCTCGACACGGGGCCGGGCGACGACGTCGACCTCGGAGTCGTGTTGGGCACCGGCGAACACCACGGTGCGGCCGCGGTCGAGTGGACCGCCGGGCTGCTCGGTACCCCGGTTCATCACCCACCCGAAGGATGCCGGATCGTCAATCTTCGGCAGTCCCGCCGGATCGCCGAACCCGGCGGTCGGCGCAGGCGATACCTGCGTGCGGACTTCCCCGACCACGTCTTGCTCGCCGATCGGGGTGTGCGAGTCCGTAGTCACCTCGCGTTGAGTAGTCGGAGTGCGACCGGGGCGCTCGCTCTGGCCGGTCGGGTCCCTGCCCTGCGGCCCTTGCTCGACCGCGCCCCGCATCTGGGCTCGGACGAGTGGCTGGTGGTTGCGCAGAATCGTCGAACCGGGCGCAGCCGGGCCGCTCGCGGGCGGAGGCAATCGAGGGCGACCGGTGTACTGACCGCGTTCGCCGCCGAACTCGTCGCCGACGGGGTGGTGCGCGGTGCGGTGACGATGGCCGACCTCACCGACGCCGCCGCGGCACAGGGACGGCTCGAACGGCCTGATCGTCAGACGGTAGCCTTCGACCATGGCTGA
- a CDS encoding TetR/AcrR family transcriptional regulator — MAWDTETTRRRLLDAGTRQFAAHGFAGARLDAIGRDAEVNKERVYRYFGDKRGLFTAVLTRELASLLEGVDLEGDDAGPEAIGRFAGALFDRCAERPHLPRLLAYESLELDSAVGVDARNPLCAKNITGIQDVVAGLDRAGAEQLLFSVISLVVGWWTLSALVQTLPVRPDDAASRRAAVVAHATAMADCTSGRDVG; from the coding sequence GTGGCCTGGGACACCGAGACGACGCGACGCCGACTACTCGACGCGGGCACCCGTCAGTTCGCGGCACACGGCTTTGCCGGGGCACGCCTCGACGCGATCGGGCGCGACGCCGAGGTGAACAAGGAGCGGGTCTACCGCTACTTCGGCGACAAGCGCGGACTGTTCACGGCGGTCCTGACCCGGGAGTTGGCGAGCCTGCTCGAGGGCGTCGATCTCGAGGGTGATGACGCCGGCCCCGAGGCGATCGGACGCTTCGCCGGAGCACTGTTCGATCGGTGCGCCGAGCGCCCGCACCTGCCCCGGCTTCTGGCCTACGAGAGTCTCGAACTCGACTCCGCGGTCGGTGTCGATGCTCGAAATCCGCTGTGCGCAAAGAACATCACCGGAATTCAAGACGTAGTGGCCGGCCTGGACCGCGCCGGGGCCGAGCAATTGCTCTTCAGCGTCATCTCCCTCGTCGTCGGCTGGTGGACACTGAGTGCCCTGGTACAGACACTGCCGGTGCGCCCCGACGACGCCGCGAGCAGACGCGCCGCTGTCGTCGCCCATGCCACCGCGATGGCAGACTGCACATCAGGGCGCGACGTCGGCTGA
- a CDS encoding quinone oxidoreductase family protein, which translates to MKAALVTDLTRPPVYADLDAPVAADGYVEVQMLAAGVHQIVRSIAGGAHYSSGDELPFVVGVDGVAVLDGHRVYTGGCPDPYGTIAERTVVPAGFAVPIPDALSSETAAAVVNPAMSSWMPLVKSGVPQGGTVAVLGATGTAGTLAVRIALHLGAGRVVAVGRNAAVLARLAEDPRVQTVSLLDDDPRGRLAAAFAEGIDVVLDYLWGPVAEMALEALRAHSLTGRHSSVDYVQIGALAGRSITLDAAILRARPISIWGSGGGSIDPRLLFAELPALLDLAAAGGLPIDVRTAALADVEKAWNSPEPGRLVVTIGTRG; encoded by the coding sequence ATGAAAGCAGCTCTCGTCACCGACCTCACCCGCCCACCGGTGTACGCCGACCTCGACGCTCCTGTCGCCGCCGACGGATACGTCGAGGTGCAGATGCTCGCCGCCGGGGTGCATCAGATCGTGCGATCCATCGCAGGCGGAGCGCACTACTCCTCGGGAGACGAACTCCCCTTCGTCGTCGGCGTCGACGGGGTGGCCGTACTCGACGGGCATCGCGTCTACACCGGCGGATGCCCCGACCCCTACGGCACCATCGCCGAACGCACGGTGGTGCCCGCAGGATTCGCGGTGCCGATCCCCGACGCGTTGTCGAGCGAGACCGCCGCCGCCGTGGTCAACCCCGCGATGTCGTCATGGATGCCGCTGGTGAAATCCGGTGTCCCCCAAGGAGGCACCGTCGCAGTTCTCGGGGCGACCGGCACCGCCGGTACGCTCGCCGTCCGGATCGCCCTGCATCTGGGCGCGGGTCGCGTCGTCGCGGTCGGTCGCAACGCCGCGGTGTTGGCCCGTCTCGCCGAGGACCCGCGGGTACAGACGGTGTCGCTACTCGACGACGATCCCCGAGGACGACTGGCGGCGGCGTTCGCCGAGGGGATCGACGTGGTCCTCGACTACCTCTGGGGTCCGGTCGCCGAGATGGCCCTGGAAGCCCTACGGGCGCACAGCCTCACCGGACGCCACAGCAGCGTGGACTACGTCCAGATCGGAGCGCTGGCCGGACGTTCGATCACCCTCGACGCCGCCATCCTGCGCGCGCGCCCGATCTCGATCTGGGGCTCGGGTGGTGGCTCGATCGACCCGCGTCTGTTGTTCGCCGAACTCCCCGCCCTGCTCGATCTCGCCGCCGCCGGTGGGCTCCCGATCGATGTCCGCACCGCGGCGCTCGCCGACGTCGAGAAGGCGTGGAACTCCCCCGAGCCCGGCCGGCTGGTCGTGACGATCGGGACTAGAGGGTGA
- a CDS encoding enoyl-CoA hydratase/isomerase family protein, translating to MAEFVTLETSDDHPGVGTILLNRPPMNALNRQVQSELAAAAAQATDRDDIKAVVVYGGPKVLAAGADIKEMNDMTYPEMAKVAGRLQSALGSISEIPKPTVAAITGYALGGGLEVALGADRRIAGDNAKLGVPEVLLGVIPGGGGTQRLARLVGPAKAKDMIFTGRFVGADEALRIGLVDEVVAPDEVYNAALAWADQFANAASVALAAGKKAVDQGLGVDLATGLKIEEQLFAALFATEDRKIGMESFVENGPGKARFTGK from the coding sequence ATGGCTGAGTTCGTGACTCTCGAGACCTCCGACGACCATCCCGGTGTGGGCACCATCCTGCTCAACCGGCCACCGATGAATGCGCTGAACCGACAGGTCCAGTCCGAGCTGGCCGCCGCGGCCGCACAGGCCACCGACCGTGACGACATCAAGGCCGTCGTCGTCTACGGCGGTCCCAAGGTGCTCGCCGCGGGTGCCGACATCAAAGAGATGAACGACATGACCTACCCGGAGATGGCCAAGGTCGCCGGTCGTCTGCAGAGTGCGCTGGGGTCGATCTCGGAGATCCCCAAGCCCACGGTCGCCGCGATCACCGGTTACGCGCTCGGTGGTGGTCTGGAGGTCGCGCTCGGCGCGGACCGTCGTATCGCCGGCGACAACGCGAAGCTCGGCGTGCCCGAGGTGTTGCTGGGTGTCATCCCCGGTGGCGGCGGTACGCAGCGTCTGGCCCGCCTCGTCGGACCGGCGAAGGCCAAGGACATGATCTTCACCGGCCGGTTCGTCGGCGCCGACGAGGCGCTGCGGATCGGGCTGGTCGACGAGGTCGTGGCACCCGATGAGGTCTACAACGCGGCCCTGGCGTGGGCCGACCAGTTCGCCAACGCGGCATCGGTGGCGTTGGCGGCCGGGAAGAAGGCCGTCGACCAGGGGCTGGGAGTGGATCTGGCGACCGGGCTGAAGATCGAGGAACAGTTGTTCGCGGCACTCTTCGCCACCGAGGACCGCAAGATCGGAATGGAGTCGTTCGTGGAGAACGGCCCGGGGAAGGCCCGGTTCACGGGTAAGTGA
- a CDS encoding cupin domain-containing protein — protein MTKDQAALPEWALPLNLARHPEGGWYAETWRSELTLPAASLPGYDGDRAAGTAIYFVLLPGEESAWHTVRGAEMWLFHRGAPVELDLGGDGAVPLSVGPLDVGPLGVGPTGIEHTETIVVGPDIAAGHRPQALVPPGHWQRARAVGTEAALVSCIVVPGFDFADFRLA, from the coding sequence ATGACGAAAGATCAAGCGGCATTACCGGAGTGGGCGCTACCGCTGAATCTGGCGCGACACCCGGAGGGCGGCTGGTATGCCGAGACGTGGCGTAGTGAGCTGACGCTGCCCGCCGCGTCGCTGCCCGGATACGACGGTGACCGTGCCGCGGGCACTGCGATCTACTTCGTGCTGCTGCCCGGAGAGGAATCGGCCTGGCACACCGTGCGCGGCGCGGAGATGTGGCTGTTCCACCGCGGTGCACCGGTGGAACTCGACCTCGGCGGTGACGGTGCTGTGCCCCTCAGCGTTGGGCCCCTCGACGTTGGGCCCCTCGGCGTCGGGCCCACCGGCATCGAGCACACCGAGACGATCGTGGTCGGACCCGACATCGCTGCCGGCCACCGACCGCAGGCGCTCGTGCCGCCGGGGCACTGGCAGCGGGCGCGTGCCGTGGGAACAGAAGCGGCGCTGGTCAGCTGCATCGTCGTACCCGGATTCGATTTCGCCGACTTCCGGCTGGCCTGA
- a CDS encoding ABC transporter ATP-binding protein has translation MESVTASDPVPDEPTSDPDLLIDFRDVAVVRGGKSLVGPVTWQVELDERWVVLGPNGAGKTTLLRMAAAELHPSSGIAFVLAEQLGKVEVRELSTRIGVASAALADRIPDDEVVSDVVISAGYSVIGRWRETYDDVDRAQALESLESMGAEHLADRAFGTLSEGERKRVLIARALMTDPELLLLDEPAAGLDLGGREELVGRLSALAADPDSPAIVLITHHVEEIPAGFTHAMLLSEGAVVEQGLLNKVLTSKNLSTAFRQQITLSKVDGRFFARRSRRAGGHRRSAG, from the coding sequence ATGGAGTCCGTGACCGCCAGCGATCCCGTGCCCGACGAGCCCACCTCCGACCCCGACCTGTTGATCGATTTCCGCGACGTCGCGGTCGTTCGCGGCGGGAAGTCCCTGGTCGGTCCGGTCACCTGGCAGGTCGAACTCGACGAGCGCTGGGTCGTCCTCGGCCCCAACGGCGCCGGCAAGACCACCCTGCTGCGGATGGCCGCAGCCGAACTGCATCCGAGTTCCGGTATCGCCTTCGTGCTCGCCGAACAACTCGGCAAGGTCGAGGTCCGTGAACTGTCCACGCGGATCGGCGTGGCCAGTGCGGCACTGGCCGACCGCATCCCCGACGACGAGGTGGTCAGCGACGTCGTCATCTCCGCCGGCTATTCGGTCATCGGCCGGTGGCGGGAAACCTACGACGACGTCGATCGGGCACAGGCGCTCGAATCACTGGAGTCGATGGGTGCCGAACACCTCGCCGATCGTGCCTTCGGCACCCTGTCGGAGGGTGAACGCAAGAGGGTCCTCATCGCCCGGGCGCTGATGACCGACCCCGAACTGCTGTTGCTCGACGAACCGGCCGCCGGACTCGACCTCGGCGGGCGTGAAGAACTCGTCGGACGGCTCTCCGCGCTGGCCGCCGACCCCGATTCGCCGGCGATCGTGCTCATCACCCATCACGTCGAGGAGATCCCCGCCGGATTCACCCACGCCATGCTGTTGTCGGAGGGGGCGGTGGTGGAGCAGGGACTGCTGAACAAGGTGTTGACGAGCAAGAACCTGTCGACCGCGTTCCGTCAGCAGATCACCTTGTCGAAGGTCGACGGACGGTTCTTCGCCCGTCGGTCCCGCCGCGCCGGCGGACACCGCCGGTCCGCCGGCTGA
- a CDS encoding NUDIX hydrolase produces MAGTSAPQAAPLRDAATVVLVRDSGENSGGGDDSGGGIEVFLQRRVKQMAFAGGMTVFPGGGVDPRDSDADLAWTGPAPQWWAEQFSTTTELAQALVCAAVRETFEECGVLLASSGEEFPDPATLRDDRAALVDKSLSFAGFLRAHGLTLRADLLRPLAHWITPVNEKRRYDTRFFLAAVPPGQEPDGSTTEADVTRWANAQEAIDAWSAGKHFLLPPTWAQLTEVARYATVADLLDAERTIEPIEPVVSAGKGLSGLAFTRSDDYFAGLGDQLPPDITL; encoded by the coding sequence ATGGCAGGGACGTCGGCACCGCAGGCCGCGCCGTTACGTGACGCGGCGACCGTGGTGCTCGTGCGCGACAGCGGCGAGAACAGCGGTGGTGGCGACGACAGTGGTGGCGGGATCGAGGTGTTCCTGCAGCGCCGCGTCAAGCAGATGGCGTTCGCCGGTGGCATGACGGTGTTCCCGGGCGGTGGGGTCGACCCCCGCGACAGCGATGCCGACCTCGCCTGGACCGGACCAGCGCCGCAGTGGTGGGCCGAACAGTTCTCCACCACAACCGAACTCGCGCAGGCTCTGGTGTGCGCCGCGGTCCGCGAGACGTTCGAGGAATGCGGCGTTTTGCTCGCCTCGTCGGGGGAGGAGTTCCCCGACCCCGCGACCTTGCGTGACGACCGCGCCGCCCTCGTCGACAAATCCCTGTCGTTCGCCGGATTTCTCCGCGCCCACGGCCTCACGTTGCGCGCCGATCTGCTGCGGCCGCTGGCGCACTGGATCACCCCGGTCAACGAGAAGCGCCGCTACGACACCCGGTTCTTCCTCGCGGCCGTCCCGCCCGGTCAGGAACCGGACGGCTCGACCACCGAGGCCGACGTCACGCGGTGGGCGAACGCGCAGGAGGCGATCGACGCGTGGTCGGCGGGCAAGCACTTCCTGCTGCCACCCACGTGGGCACAGTTGACGGAGGTGGCCCGATACGCGACCGTGGCCGATCTCCTCGACGCCGAGCGCACCATCGAGCCGATAGAACCGGTGGTGAGCGCCGGAAAGGGCTTGTCGGGCTTGGCTTTCACCCGTTCCGACGACTATTTCGCCGGTCTCGGCGATCAGCTGCCACCCGACATCACCCTCTAG
- a CDS encoding class I SAM-dependent methyltransferase, with amino-acid sequence MTTTENEPETDNETGGGSPVDPAPNPHATAEEVAAALTDTKLAQVLYHDWEAETYDEKWSISFDERCIDYARGRFDAVPAASDASDAAAGSELPHRRAMELGCGTGFFLLNLMQSGVAEKGSVTDLSPGMVKVALRNAENLGLEVDGRVADAEKIPYDDNTFDLVVGHAVLHHIPDVEQALREVLRVLKPGGRFVFAGEPSTIGDFYARWMSRATWYLTTNLTKLGPLQSWRRPQEELDESSRAAALEAVVDIHTFDPDELAGIARSAGASSVQTATEEFAAAMLGWPVRTFEAAVPPGKLGWGWAGFAFGSWKRLTWLDENVLRKVVPPKYFYNVVVSGYKPS; translated from the coding sequence ATGACGACGACCGAGAACGAGCCGGAGACGGACAACGAGACGGGTGGCGGGTCGCCGGTCGATCCGGCGCCCAACCCGCATGCCACCGCCGAGGAGGTCGCGGCGGCGCTGACCGACACCAAGCTCGCGCAGGTGCTCTATCACGACTGGGAGGCCGAGACCTACGACGAGAAGTGGTCGATCAGCTTCGACGAACGCTGCATCGACTATGCGCGCGGTCGGTTCGACGCCGTGCCGGCGGCGAGTGATGCAAGTGATGCTGCCGCCGGGAGCGAGCTGCCCCACAGGCGGGCGATGGAACTCGGTTGCGGCACCGGCTTTTTCCTGCTGAACCTCATGCAGTCCGGGGTGGCCGAGAAGGGGTCGGTGACCGACCTGTCGCCGGGCATGGTGAAGGTGGCGCTGCGCAACGCCGAGAACCTCGGGCTCGAGGTCGACGGCCGGGTCGCCGATGCCGAGAAGATCCCCTACGACGACAACACCTTCGACCTCGTCGTCGGACACGCTGTACTGCACCACATTCCGGATGTCGAGCAGGCATTGCGCGAGGTGTTGCGGGTGCTCAAGCCGGGCGGTCGGTTCGTCTTCGCCGGTGAGCCGTCGACCATCGGCGACTTCTATGCCCGGTGGATGAGCCGGGCCACCTGGTATCTGACGACGAATCTCACCAAGCTCGGCCCGCTGCAGTCGTGGCGCCGCCCGCAGGAGGAACTCGACGAGTCCTCGCGTGCCGCCGCGCTCGAGGCCGTCGTCGACATCCACACCTTCGATCCCGACGAGTTGGCGGGCATCGCCCGGTCGGCGGGAGCGTCGTCGGTGCAGACCGCGACAGAGGAGTTCGCCGCGGCGATGCTCGGCTGGCCGGTTCGTACCTTCGAGGCCGCGGTGCCGCCGGGCAAACTCGGTTGGGGCTGGGCCGGTTTCGCGTTCGGTTCGTGGAAGCGCCTGACCTGGCTCGACGAGAACGTGCTGCGCAAGGTGGTGCCGCCGAAGTACTTCTACAACGTCGTAGTCAGCGGGTACAAGCCCAGTTAG